A genomic region of Streptomyces sp. NBC_00247 contains the following coding sequences:
- a CDS encoding Gfo/Idh/MocA family protein has protein sequence MGPTDTEAPVLMRAPTSTPASGPAAPIGVGIVGLSARGGWAGSAHVPALAALPAAYELRALSTSSARTAQAAGEKFDVPLAFGSVEELVARDEVDLVVVTVKVPHHYELVKSALAAGKTVLSEWPLGNGTAEADEMAAYAHARKLRGFVGLQARSAPSVRHLSDLIADGYVGEVLSTSIIASGNAWGPTFDDGSAYVLDRDNGATMLTVPLGHTLDGLASVLGPFTELSATTATRRGTVRHRRTGEPAAMTAEDQIAVTGVLGSGAVASLHYRGGRARSTNFLWEINGSEGDLVVTGDSGHLQFGLITIRGSRGQSDVLTELPVPDRYDAHAPALAKLRGTKAYSVAHAYDQLRRDLAEGTREVPDFAHAARHHRLLDDIRNAAATGSRQYVTS, from the coding sequence ATGGGACCCACCGACACGGAGGCACCAGTTCTGATGCGCGCTCCTACGTCCACACCCGCCTCCGGACCAGCGGCGCCCATCGGCGTCGGCATCGTGGGCCTCAGTGCCCGCGGCGGCTGGGCTGGTTCGGCCCACGTCCCGGCTCTCGCCGCCCTGCCCGCCGCCTACGAGCTCCGGGCGCTCAGCACCAGCAGCGCCCGGACCGCGCAGGCCGCCGGCGAGAAATTCGATGTTCCGCTGGCCTTCGGCAGTGTCGAGGAACTGGTGGCGCGCGACGAAGTGGACCTGGTGGTCGTGACCGTGAAGGTCCCGCACCACTACGAGCTGGTCAAGTCCGCGCTGGCCGCCGGGAAGACCGTGCTGAGCGAGTGGCCGCTGGGCAACGGGACCGCCGAGGCCGACGAGATGGCCGCGTACGCACACGCGCGGAAGCTGCGCGGCTTTGTCGGACTCCAGGCGCGTTCCGCCCCGTCGGTCCGCCATCTGTCCGACCTGATCGCCGACGGCTACGTCGGCGAAGTGCTCTCGACCAGCATCATCGCCTCGGGAAACGCGTGGGGGCCGACGTTCGACGACGGCAGCGCCTACGTCCTCGACCGGGACAACGGCGCCACCATGCTGACCGTCCCGCTCGGGCACACCCTCGACGGCCTCGCTTCGGTCCTGGGCCCGTTCACCGAACTCAGCGCCACCACGGCGACCCGGCGCGGCACCGTCCGCCACCGGCGGACCGGGGAACCCGCGGCGATGACCGCGGAGGACCAGATCGCCGTCACGGGCGTCCTCGGCTCCGGCGCCGTCGCCTCTCTCCACTACCGCGGCGGACGGGCGCGCTCCACCAACTTCCTGTGGGAGATCAACGGAAGCGAGGGGGACCTGGTGGTCACCGGGGACTCCGGGCACCTTCAGTTCGGGCTGATCACCATCCGCGGCTCCCGCGGCCAGAGCGACGTACTCACCGAGCTGCCCGTCCCGGACCGTTACGACGCACACGCCCCCGCCCTCGCGAAGCTCCGCGGCACCAAGGCCTACAGCGTCGCGCACGCCTACGACCAACTCCGCCGCGACCTGGCCGAAGGCACCCGCGAGGTCCCCGACTTCGCCCACGCCGCGCGCCACCACCGCCTCCTGGACGACATCCGGAACGCTGCCGCCACGGGCAGCCGGCAGTATGTGACGAGCTGA
- a CDS encoding ArsR/SmtB family transcription factor, whose product MASRTSSPLLHPDEQDMNLFTVMTALGDPVRLGIVVALGARSEVACNRFDLSVGKSTASRHFRVLREAGVIRQRDEGTRRTNSLRRPELDRRFPGLLDLVLREAAGDATATR is encoded by the coding sequence ATGGCCAGTCGTACTTCTTCTCCGCTGCTCCACCCCGATGAGCAGGACATGAACCTGTTCACCGTGATGACGGCCCTCGGTGATCCGGTCCGGCTCGGTATCGTGGTGGCTCTGGGCGCGCGGTCCGAGGTGGCCTGCAACCGCTTCGACCTCTCGGTCGGCAAGTCGACCGCGAGCCGGCACTTCCGCGTCCTGCGCGAGGCCGGGGTGATCCGACAGCGGGACGAGGGCACGCGCCGCACCAACTCCCTGCGGCGCCCGGAACTCGACCGGCGCTTCCCCGGGCTCCTCGACCTCGTGCTGCGCGAGGCGGCCGGCGACGCGACGGCCACCCGGTAG